The DNA region ACGCAGAAGAACGTCCGCGAGGTGCTGTCCCGGCTCTACACCGGCAGCGAGATCGGGCAGGGCTACCACGGCGACGAGGACAACGGCGAGCAGTCGGCCTGGTTCCTCTTCTCCTCGCTCGGCTTCTACCCGCTGGTGATGGGCAGCGGCGAATACGCCGTCGGCTCACCGCTGTTCACCAAGACGACCGTGCACCTGGAGAACGGCAAGAAGCTGGTCGTGAAGGCCCCGAAGAACAGCGCGAAGAACGTCTACGTGCAGGGCCTGAAGGTCAACGGCAAGGCGTGGACGAAGACTTCGCTTCCACACTCGATCATCTCCCGTGGTGGCGTGCTGGAGTTCGACATGGGGTCGAAGCCGTCCTCGTGGGGCACCGGGAAGAACGCGGCGCCCGTCTCGATCGCCCAGGACGACAAGGTGCCGTCGCCCCGGAGCGATGTCATCGAGGGCGAGGGCGAGTTGTTCGACAACACCTCGGCGACGAACGCGACCGTCGAGTCGGTGGATCTGCCGACTGCCGACCGGGCCAAGGCCGTTCAGTACACGCTGACCTCGGCCGAGCGCTCCAAGGCTCCGCAGGGCTGGGTCCTCCAGGGCTCGTCCGACGGGACCACGTGGAAGGACCTCGACAAGCGGTCCGGCCAGTCCTTCACCTGGGACCGGCAGACACGGGCGTTCTCGGTCAAGGCGCCCGGGGCGTACACCGAGTACCGCCTGGTCCTCGACGGTGAGGCGACGCTGGCGGAGGTGGAACTGCTGAGCTGACGCACAGCACGGCTCGACAGCACGCGCACGGCGTACGCGGCACCGGTTACGGCAGGACGGTAACCGGTGCCGTGTCGTTGGCGGGGTCGGGGTCCCGGCGGTCGGAGTCGGGGGCGTCAGTCACCCGCACGCTGCCCTCGCCCGGTCCGCCGAGTCGGAGCGTGAAGTCGAAGGTGCGTGTCCTGCCCGCTTCGAGCCCGCTTCCCACGGAGCAGGAGTACGTGCCCTTGTCGAGGTCGCAGTAGGGCTCGTAGACGTCCTCGTCGATGGCCTCCATGGGCTGCTTCACCACGGTGGCACTCTCCGGCGGGGTGAACAGCAGTGTCGTGCTCCCGGGGTTGGCGGGCCCGTTGTTGCGGACCTTCAGGCGCACGGTGTGCTCGCTGCCGCGCTCGCCGCTCACGTCGACGGCGAAGACCTCGAAGTCGGCGTAGGTGTCCACCTGTACCTCGCTCCACACATCACCGCCGGCGAACGTCGCCTTCAGGTCGGCTGCCTTCGCGGTCGCGGTCGTCAGCCGGGCGCCGTCACCGTGGTCGCCGCCCTCGGGCACGACACTGTTCTTCGCGGGGCCCATGTCCAGGGCCCACGCCTGCTGGTGGAACGAGGAGTACATCTCCGTCGTGGCGACGTCCAGCGTCAGGTCCGGACGGAGGGTGATCGCCTGGCCGGGCGGTATGCGCAGGTCGGGGAACTCGCACACGGCGACGGAACCCTTCTGGGGCTCCGGGTAGCGGCAGTTGCCGTACCGGTGCTTGAAACGCAGGCCCGTACCGACGGCGAGTTCGAGGCCGACGCCACGCACGGGCACCTCCCCGGTGTTGCGGACCACGACGGGCGTGCCGAGGACGGAGCCGGGTTCGACGTCCTTGAACACCTTCGTCGTCCGCACCTTCACCACGGGCTCGCCGACGACGACCCGGGTGCGGGCGCTGAGCTTCTTCCCCTTCTGGGTGGTGAAGCTGAAACGGACCGTTCCGCTGTCGCCGGGCCTGCTGCCCGGGGCGGCGTACGGATAGACACGGTCGATGTCGGACCAGCTGTTGTAGGCGCCGCTCACCTTGCAGACGACCCGGGTGTCGGTTCCGGCGCACCTGGGGTTCTTCTTGCGGATGTCCGAGATCTTGAGCCGTACGGCCTGCTCGGACCCGGTGACGTCCACCGTGAGCCGATGGTCCTGCGTTCCGAAGCGGCTCCTGGCCTTCACGTCCTCGGCCTGGACGTGGAAGGGCACCTTGTTCGTCGGACCGGACTTGTCCCCGGGCGGCCGGAGATAGAACTGGTCCGGCACCGCGATCCACGACTTCTTCGCGGCGCCGACACCGGCGCCGCACCCCGCGAGTCCACCCAGCAGCATCACCAGTGCCAGACAGACGGCTGCGGGCCGCAGCACTGTCCCTCGCGCGCGCATGGCTCGTCCCCCGGGGAGATCGTCGGAATCGCACACGCTACCGCCTCCGCCGGTTGGAGCACCGACGGAGGCGGACTGCCTTGCTGGGGAGGACAGTTCAGTTCACCGCGACGGTGAACACATGCAGGTCCGCGTCGCCGCGGGTGTTCTCGGGGCTCCAGGAGAGCATGCCGAAGGGGACGACTGCGCCCGGGAAGACATTGCCGCCGTTCCTGGCGCCGATGAGCGGGTCGACGTACGGGGTGGGGTCCTGGACGGCTCAAGGCCCAACAGGTTTGACAGCGTTGTCTGTTGGAGGAGTAGAGTCTCGGCGAGACCATTCGACAACGTTGTCGCGTCCTCGGGCGCGACAACGTTTGGTCGGCACAAGCCATTTTCCATCCGGGCAGACCTTCCCCCGAACCTGCCCGGCTCGCGGACCCGGTGGATTACGGCCACCGGGTCCGCCCCGAGCAAGTGGTGTCACAGGTTCACCGGCCCGGCTCAGCCCGGCCGACAGGCGAGGGCCGTCGCCGCATCACCCCCGGACCCCTGGACGACGTACCCGAACGAGGCGCTCTCGCCCGGATCGAGCGACCCGTTCCAGTCGGCGTTGTGGACCATCACGTTCTGACCGCTGTACGTGGCGTTGCCGCTCCAGAGGCTGGCGACGGACTGGCCGCCCGGCAGTGACCAGTCGACCATCCAGCCGAGCATCGGCACCTCACCGGTGTTGGTGACGGTGACCTCGGACTGGTAACCGCC from Streptomyces sp. NBC_00258 includes:
- a CDS encoding DUF11 domain-containing protein; its protein translation is MRARGTVLRPAAVCLALVMLLGGLAGCGAGVGAAKKSWIAVPDQFYLRPPGDKSGPTNKVPFHVQAEDVKARSRFGTQDHRLTVDVTGSEQAVRLKISDIRKKNPRCAGTDTRVVCKVSGAYNSWSDIDRVYPYAAPGSRPGDSGTVRFSFTTQKGKKLSARTRVVVGEPVVKVRTTKVFKDVEPGSVLGTPVVVRNTGEVPVRGVGLELAVGTGLRFKHRYGNCRYPEPQKGSVAVCEFPDLRIPPGQAITLRPDLTLDVATTEMYSSFHQQAWALDMGPAKNSVVPEGGDHGDGARLTTATAKAADLKATFAGGDVWSEVQVDTYADFEVFAVDVSGERGSEHTVRLKVRNNGPANPGSTTLLFTPPESATVVKQPMEAIDEDVYEPYCDLDKGTYSCSVGSGLEAGRTRTFDFTLRLGGPGEGSVRVTDAPDSDRRDPDPANDTAPVTVLP